From Symphalangus syndactylus isolate Jambi chromosome X, NHGRI_mSymSyn1-v2.1_pri, whole genome shotgun sequence, the proteins below share one genomic window:
- the MED12 gene encoding mediator of RNA polymerase II transcription subunit 12 isoform X3 has protein sequence MAAFGILSYEHRPLKRPRLGPPDVYPQDPKQKEDELTALNVKQGFNNQPAVSGDEHGSAKNVSFNPAKISSNFSSIIAEKLRCNTLPDTGRRKPQVNQKDNFWLVTARSQSAINTWFTDLAGTKPLTQLAKKVPIFSKKEEVFGYLAKYTVPVMRAAWLIKMTCAYYAAISETKVKKRHVDPFMEWTQIITKYLWEQLQKMAEYYRPGPAGSGGCGSTIGPLPHDVEVAIRQWDYTEKLAMFMFQDGMLDRHEFLTWVLECFEKIRPGEDELLKLLLPLLLRYSGEFVQSAYLSRRLAYFCTRRLALQLDGVSSHSSHVISAQSTSTLPTTPAPQPPTSSTPSTPFSDLLMCPQHRPLVFGLSCILQTILLCCPSALVWHYSLTDSRIKTGSPLDHLPIAPSNLPMPEGNSAFTQQVRAKLREIEQQIKERGQAVEVRWSFDKCQEATAGFTIGRVLHTLEVLDSHSFERSDFSNSLDSLCNRIFGLGPSKDGHEISSDDDAVVSLLCEWAVSCKRSGRHRAMVVAKLLEKRQAEIEAERCGESEAADEKGSIASGSLSAPSAPIFQDVLLQFLDTQAPMLTDPRSESERVEFFNLVLLFCELIRHDVFSHNMYTCTLISRGDLAFGAPGPRPPSPFDDPADDPEHKEAEGSSSSKLEDPGLSESMDIDPSSSVLFEDMEKPDFSLFSPTMPCEGKGSPSPEKPDVEKEVKPPPKEKIEGTLGVLYDQPRHVQYATHFPIPQEESCSHECNQRLVVLFGVGKQRDDARHAIKKITKDILKVLNRKGTAETDQLAPIVPLNPGDLTFLGGEDGQKRRRNRPEAFPTAEDIFAKFQHLSHYDQHQVTAQVSRNVLEQITSFALGMSYHLPLVQHVQFIFDLMEYSLSISGLIDFAIQLLNELSVVEAELLLKSSDLVGSYTTSLCLCIVAVLRHYHACLILNQDQMAQVFEGLCGVVKHGMNRSDGSSAERCILAYLYDLYTSCSHLKNKFGELFSDFCSKVKNTIYCNVEPSESNMRWAPEFMIDTLENPAAHTFTYTGLGKSLSENPANRYSFVCNALMHVCVGHHDPDRVNDIAILCAELTGYCKSLSAEWLGVLKALCCSSNNGTCGFNDLLCNVDVSDLSFHDSLATFVAILIARQCLLLEDLIRCAAIPSLLNAACSEQDSEPGARLTCRILLHLFKTPQLNPCQSDGNKPTVGIRSSCDRHLLAASQNRIVDGAVFAVLKAVFVLGDAELKGSGFTVTGGTEELPEEEGGGGSGGRRQGGRNISVETASLDVYAKYVLRSICQQEWVGERCLKSLCEDSNDLQDPVLSSAQAQRLMQLICYPHRLLDNEDGENPQRQRIKRILQNLDQWTMRQSSLELQLMIKQTPNNEMNSLLENIAKATIEVFQQSAETGSSSGSTASNMPSSSKTKPVLSSLERSGVWLVAPLIAKLPTSVQGHVLKAAGEELEKGQHLGSSSRKERDRQKQKSMSLLSQQPFLSLVLTCLKGQDEQREGLLTSLYSQVHQIVNNWRDDQYLDDCKPKQLMHEALKLRLNLVGGMFDTVQRSTQQTTEWAMLLLEIIISGTVDMQSNNELFTTVLDMLSVLINGTLAADMSSISQGSMEENKRAYMNLAKKLQKELGERQSDSLEKVRQLLPLPKQTRDVITCEPQGSLIDTKGNKIAGFDSIFKKEGLQVSTKQKISPWDLFEGLKPSAPLSWGWFGTVRVDRRVARGEEQQRLLLYHTHLRPRPRAYYLEPLPLPPEDEEPPAPTLLEPEKKAPEPPKTDKPGAAPPSTEERKKKSTKGKKRSQPATKTEDYGMGPGRSGPYGVTVPPDLLHHPNPGSITHLNYRQGSIGLYTQNQPLPAGGPRVDPYRPVRLPMQKLPTRPTYPGVLPTTMTGVMGLEPSSYKTSVYRQQQPAVPQGQRLRQQLQQSQGMLGQSSVHQMTPSSSYGLQTSQGYTPYVSHVGLQQHTGPAGTMVPPSYSSQPYQSTHPSTNPTLVDPTRHLQQRPSGYVHQQAPTYGHGLTSTQRFSHQTLQQTPMISTMTPMSAQGVQAGVRSTAILPEQQQQQQQQQQQQQQQQQQQQQQQQQYHIRQQQQQQILRQQQQQQQQQQQQQQQQQQQQQQQQQQQHQQQQQQQAAPPQPQPQSQPQFQRQGLQQTQQQQQTAALVRQLQQQLSNTQPQPSTNIFGRY, from the exons ATGGCGGCCTTCGGGATCTTGAGCTACGAACACCGGCCGCTGAAGCGGCCGCGGCTGGGGCCTCCCGATGTTTACCCTCAGGACCCCAAACAGAAGGAG GATGAACTGACGGCCTTGAATGTAAAACAAGGTTTCAATAACCAGCCTGCTGTCTCTGGGGATGAACATGGCAGTGCCAAGAACGTCAGCTTCAATCCTGCCAAG ATCAGTTCCAACTTCAGCAGCATTATTGCAGAGAAATTACGTTGTAATACCCTCCCTGACACTGGTCGCAGGAAGCCCCAAGTGAACCAGAAGGACAACTTCTGGCTGGTGACTGCACGATCCCAGAGTGCCATTAACACTTGGTTCACTGACTTGGCTGGCACCAAGCCACTCACGCAACTAGCCAAAAAG GTCCCCATTTTCAGTAAGAAGGAAGAAGTGTTTGGGTACTTAGCCAAATACACAGTGCCTGTGATGCGGGCTGCCTGGCTCATTAAGATGACCTGTGCCTACTATGCAGCAATCTCTGAGACCAAGGTTAAGAAGAGACATGTTGACCCTTTCATGG aATGGACTCAGATCATCACCAAGTACTTGTGGGAGCAGTTACAGAAGATGGCTGAATACTACCGGCCAGGGCCTGCAGGAAGTGGGGGCTGTGGTTCCACGATAGGGCCCTTGCCCCATGATGTAGAGGTGGCAATCCGGCAGTGGGATTACACTGAGAAGCTGGCCATGTTCATGTTTCAG GATGGAATGCTGGACAGACATGAGTTCCTGACCTGGGTGCTTGAGTGTTTTGAGAAGATCCGCCCTGGAGAGGATGAATTGCTTAAACTGCTGCTGCCCCTGCTTCTCCGA TACTCTGGGGAATTTGTTCAGTCTGCGTACCTGTCCCGCCGGCTTGCCTACTTCTGTACACGGAGACTGGCCCTGCAGCTGGATGGTGTGAGCAGTCACTCATCTCATGTTATATCTGCTCAGTCAACAAGCACGCTACCCACCACCCCGGCTCCTCAGCCCCCAACTAGCAGCACACCCTCGACTCCCTTTAGTGACCTGCTTATGTGCCCTCAGCACCGGCCCCTGGTTTTTGGCCTCAGCTGTATCCTACAG ACCATCCTCCTGTGCTGTCCTAGTGCCTTGGTTTGGCACTACTCACTAACTGATAGCAGAATTAAGACCGGCTCACCACTTGACCACTTGCCTATTGCCCCGTCCAACCTGCCCATGCCAGAGGGTAACAGTGCCTTCACTCAGCAG GTCCGTGCAAAGTTGCGGGAGATCGAGCAGCAGATCAAGGAGCGGGGACAGGCAGTTGAAGTTCGCTGGTCTTTCGATAAATGCCAGGAAGCTACTGCTG GCTTCACCATTGGACGGGTACTTCATACTTTGGAAGTGCTGGACAGCCATAGTTTTGAGCGCTCTGACTTCAGCAACTCTCTTGACTCCCTTTGTAACCGAATCTTTGGATTGGGGCCTAGCAAGGATGGGCATGAG ATCTCCTCAGATGATGATGCTGTGGTGTCATTGCTATGTGAATGGGCTGTCAGCTGCAAGCGTTCTGGTCGGCATCGTGCTATGGTGGTAGCCAAGCTCCTGGAGAAGAGACAGGCGGAGATTGAGGCTGAG CGTTGTGGAGAATCAGAAGCCGCAGATGAGAAGGGTTCCATAGCCTCTGGCTCCCTTTCTGCTCCCAGTGCTCCCATTTTCCAGGATGTCCTCCTGCAGTTTCTGGATACACAGGCTCCCATGCTGA CGGACCCTCGAAGTGAGAGTGAGCGGGTGGAATTCTTTAACTTAGTACTGCTGTTCTGTGAACTGATTCGACATGATGTTTTCTCCCACAACATGTATACTTGCACTCTCATCTCCCGAGGGGACCTTGCCTTTGGAGCCCCTGGTCCCCGGCCTCCCTCTCCCTTTGATGATCCTGCCGATGACCCAGAGCACAAGGAGGCtgaaggcagcagcagcagcaagctcGAA GATCCAGGGCTCTCAGAATCTATGGACATTGACCCTAGTTCCAGTGTGCTCTTTGAGGACATGGAGAAGCCTGATTTCTCA TTGTTCTCCCCTACTATGCCCTGTGAGGGGAAGGGCAGTCCATCCCCTGAGAAGCCAGATGTCGAGAAGGAGGTGAAGCCCCCACCCAAGGAGAAGATTGAAGGGACCCTTGGGGTTCTTTACGACCAGCCACGACACGTGCAGTATGCCACCCATTTTCCCATCCCCCAG GAGGAGTCATGCAGCCATGAGTGCAACCAGCGGTTGGTCGTACTGTTTGGGGTGGGAAAGCAGCGAGATGATGCCCGCCATGCCATCAAGAAAATCACCAAGGATATCCTGAAGGTTCTGAACCGCAAGGGGACAGCAGAAACTG ACCAGCTTGCTCCTATTGTGCCTCTGAATCCTGGAGACCTGACATTCTTAG GTGGGGAGGATGGGCAGAAGCGGCGACGCAACCGGCCTGAAGCCTTCCCCACTGCTGAAGATATCTTTGCTAAGTTCCAGCACCTTTCACATTATGACCAACACCAGGTCACGGCTCAG GTCTCCCGGAATGTTCTGGAGCAGATCACGAGCTTTGCCCTTGGCATGTCATACCACTTGCCTCTGGTGCAGCATGTGCAGTTCATCTTCGACCTCATGGAATATTCACTCAGCATCAGTGGCCTCATCGACTTTGCCATTCAG CTGCTGAATGAACTGAGTGTAGTTGAGGCTGAGCTGCTTCTCAAATCCTCGGATCTGGTGGGCAGCTACACTACTAGCCTGTGCCTGTGCATCGTGGCTGTCCTGCGGCACTATCATGCCTGCCTCATCCTCAACCAGGACCAGATGGCACAGGTCTTTGAGGG GCTGTGTGGCGTCGTGAAGCATGGGATGAACCGGTCCGATGGCTCCTCTGCAGAGCGCTGTATCCTTGCTTATCTCTATGATCTGTACACCTCCTGTAGccatttaaagaacaaatttgggGAGCTCTTCAG CGACTTTTGCTCAAAGGTGAAGAACACCATCTACTGCAACGTGGAGCCATCGGAATCAAATATGCGCTGGGCACCTGAGTTCATGATTGACACTCTAGAGAACCCTGCAGCTCACACCTTCACCTACACGGGGCTAGGCAAGAGTCTTAGTGAGAACCCTGCTAACCGCTACAGCTTTGTCTGCAATGCCCTTATGCACGTCTGTGTGGGGCACCATGATCCCGATAG GGTGAATGACATCGCAATCCTGTGTGCAGAGCTGACCGGCTATTGCAAGTCACTGAGTGCAGAATGGCTAGGAGTGCTTAAGGCCTTGTGCTGCTCCTCTAACAATGGCACTTGTGGTTTCAACGATCTCCTCTGCAATGTTGAT GTCAGTGACCTGTCTTTTCATGACTCGCTGGCCACTTTTGTTGCCATCCTCATCGCTCGGCAGTGTTTGCTCCTGGAAGATCTGATTCGCTGTGCTGCCATCCCTTCACTCCTTAATGCTG CTTGTAGTGAACAGGACTCTGAGCCAGGGGCCCGGCTTACCTGCCGCATCCTCCTTCACCTTTTCAAGACACCGCAGCTCAATCCTTGCCAGTCTGATGGAA ACAAGCCTACAGTAGGAATCCGCTCCTCCTGTGACCGCCACCTGCTGGCTGCCTCCCAGAACCGCATCGTGGATGGAGCTGTGTTTGCTGTTCTCAAGGCTGTGTTTGTACTTG GGGATGCGGAACTGAAAGGTTCAGGCTTCACTGTGACAGGAGGAACAGAAGAACTtccagaggaggagggaggaggtggcAGTGGTGGTCGGAGGCAGGGTGGCCGCAACATCTCTGTGGAGACAGCCAGTCTGGATGTCTATGCCAAGTACGTGCTGCGCAGCATCTGCCAACAG GAATGGGTAGGAGAACGTTGCCTTAAGTCTCTGTGTGAGGACAGCAATGACCTGCAAGACCCAGTGTTGAGTAGTGCCCAGGCGCAGCGCCTCATGCAGCTCATTTGCTACCCACATCGACTGCTGGACAATGAGGATGGGGAAAACCCCCAGCGGCAGCGCATAAAGCGCATTCTCCAG AACTTGGACCAGTGGACCATGCGCCAGTCTTCCTTGGAGCTGCAGCTCATGATCAAGCAGACCCCTAACAAT GAGATGAACTCCCTCTTGGAGAACATCGCCAAGGCCACAATCGAGGTTTTCCAACAGTCAGCAGAGACAGGGTCATCTTCTGGAAGTACTGCAAGCAACATGCCCAGCAGCAGCAAGACCAAGCCTGTGCTCAG CTCTCTAGAGCGTTCTGGTGTATGGCTGGTGGCCCCCCTCATTGCTAAACTGCCCACCTCAGTCCAGGGACATGTGTTAAAGGCTGCTGGGGAGGAATTGGAGAAGGGTCAGCACCTGGGTTCCTCTTCACGCAAAGAACGTGATCGACAAAAGCAGAAGAG CATGTCCCTGTTGAGCCAGCAGCCCTTCTTATCGCTGGTGCTAACATGTCTGAAAGGGCAGGATGAACAACGCGAGGGACTCCTTACCTCCCTCTACAGCCAGGTGCACCAG ATTGTGAATAATTGGCGAGATGACCAGTACTTAGATGATTGCAAACCAAAGCAGCTTATGCATGAGGCACTCAAACTGCGGCTCAACCTG GTGGGGGGCATGTTTGACACGGTGCAGCGCAGCACCCAGCAGACCACGGAGTGGGCCATGCTCCTCCTGGAGATCATCATCAGCGGCACTGTCGACATGCAGTCCAACAA TGAGCTCTTCACTACTGTCTTGGACATGCTGAGCGTGCTCATCAATGGGACATTGGCTGCAGACATGTCTAGCATCTCGCAAGGCAGCATGGAGGAAAACAAGCGTGCATACATGAACCTGGCGAAGAAGTTGCAG AAGGAGTTGGGGGAGCGCCAGTCAGACAGTCTGGAAAAGGTTCGCCAGCTGCTGCCACTGCCCAAGCAGACCCGAGATGTCATCACGTGTGAGCCACAGGGCTCCCTTATCGATACCAAGGGCAACAAGATTGCTGGCTTCGATTCCATCTTCAAGAAGGAG GGTCTACAGGTTTCCACCAAACAGAAGATCTCGCCCTGGGATCTTTTTGAGGGGTTGAAGCCGTCAGCACCACTCTCTTGGGGCTGGTTTGGAACAGTCCGAGTGGACCGGCGAGTGGCTCGAGGAGAGGAGCAGCAGCGGTTGCTGCTCTACCACACACACCTGAGGCCCCGGCCCCGTGCCTATTACCTGGAGCCACTGCCACTGCCCCCAGAAGATGAGGAGCCCCCTGCTCCTACCCTGCTAGAGCCTGAGAAAAAGGCTCCAGAGCCCCCCAAAACTGACAAACCGGGGGCTGCTCCACCCAGTACTGAGGAACGCAAGAAGAAGTCCACCAAGGGCAAGAAACGCAGCCAGCCAGCTACCAAGACAGAG GACTATGGAATGGGCCCGGGTCGGAGCGGCCCTTATGGTGTGACAGTGCCTCCGGACCTCCTGCACCACCCAAATCCTGGTTCCATAACCCACCTTAACTACAGGCAAGGCTCCATAGGCCTGTACACCCAGAACCAGCCACTACCTGCAG GTGGCCCTCGTGTGGACCCATACCGCCCTGTGCGCTTACCAATGCAGAAGCTGCCCACCCGACCGACTTACCCTGGAGTGCTGCCCACAACCATGACTGGCGTCATGGGCTTAGAACCCTCCTCTTATAAGACCTCCGTGTACCGGCAGCAGCAACCTGCGGTGCCCCAAGGACAGCGCCTTCGCCAACAGCTCCAG CAGAGTCAGGGCATGCTGGGACAGTCATCTGTCCATCAGATGACTCCCAGCTCTTCCTACGGTTTGCAGACTTCCCAG GGCTATACTCCTTATGTTTCTCATGTGGGATTGCAGCAACACACAGGCCCTGCAGGTACCATGGTGCCCCCCAGCTACTCCAGCCAGCCTTACCAGAGCACCCACCCTTCTACCAATCCTACTCTTGTAGATCCTACCCGCCACCTGCAACAGCGGCCCAGTGGCTATGTGCATCAGCAGGCCCCCACCTATGGACATGGACTGACCTCCACTCAAAG GTTTTCACACCAGACACTGCAGCAGACACCCATGATAAGTACCATGACTCCAATGAGTGCCCAGGGCGTCCAGGCAGGCGTCCGCTCAACAGCCATCCTAcctgagcagcagcagcagcagcaacagcaacagcaacagcagcagcagcagcaacagcaacagcagcagcagcagcagcagtaccACAtccggcagcagcagcagcagcagatccTGCGG cagcagcagcaacagcagcagcagcagcagcagcagcagcagcaacagcaacaacagcagcagcaacagcaacaacagcaacaccagcagcaacagcagcaacagGCGGCTCCTCCCCAACCTCAGCCCCAGTCCCAGCCCCAG TTCCAGCGCCAGGGGCTTCAGCAGACCCAGCAGCAGCAACAGACAGCAGCTTTGGTCCGGCAACTTCAACAACAGCTCTCCA ATACCCAGCCACAGCCCAGTACCAACATATTTGGACGCTACTGA